The bacterium DNA window CTAAAATAGAAGAAGCACGCAACACGCCGACGGTGCAGGTTCTGGACCGCGCAGTGCCGCCTGCTTTCCGCAGCGCTCCGAAGCGTAAAATGCTCCTGCTGGTGTTCGGCCTGCTTAGTCTGGTGTTGAGCGTTCTGTGGATTTGGCTATCAGCCTATTGGCAGACCCTGTTGGAACAGCCGGAGAGAAAAGCCAAGTTCGACCGTCTCGCCGAGGCCTGGCGGAGAGAGACCGCTTGGTTGCGGCGCCGTTCCTGAACGACCATCGATTTTTTAAAAGGAAGGCTATCATGTCGCAAGCCATTGCAACCACCGCTCAGATCGGCGAAGGGTGTGAACTGGGTCAGTTTGTGGTCATTGAAGACAATGTGCAGATCGGCAATCGGTGCCGGATCGGCCACCATGTGGTGATCCACCGCGGAACCATCCTCGGCGACGATGTGCGCATCGACGCGGGCACGGTGATCGGCAAGCAGCCCCTGCGCAGCAAACGGAGCATCTTTAAGGATGAAAAGGAGCTGCCCGCGGCCCGTCTCGGCGACGGCTGCATGGTGGGCGCCCTGGTGGTGATCTACACCGGGTGTGAAATCGGCGCCGCTGTGCTGGTGGCGGACGGTGCGGCCGTGCGCGAGAATGTAACCGTCGGAGAGTACACCATCATCGGCCGAAACGCCACGGTGGAGAATTTTTGCCGCATCGGCAAGAAATGCAAACTGGAGACCAACTGCTATATCACCGCCTACTCGGAAGTCGGCGACTATTGCTTCATCGCCCCGGGCGTCCATACCACCAACGATAATTATCTCGGCCGCACTAAGGAGCGCTTTGATCACTTTAAAGGGGTGACGGTAAAAAAAGGCGGCCGCATCGGCGGTGGCGCTGTCATTTTGCCGGGCAAAGTGATCGGCGAAGATGCGGTAGTGGCGGCCGGCAGCGTGGTCACCAGGGATGTGCCGGATCGCGTCATCGTCGTCGGCAGCCCG harbors:
- a CDS encoding N-acetyltransferase; amino-acid sequence: MSQAIATTAQIGEGCELGQFVVIEDNVQIGNRCRIGHHVVIHRGTILGDDVRIDAGTVIGKQPLRSKRSIFKDEKELPAARLGDGCMVGALVVIYTGCEIGAAVLVADGAAVRENVTVGEYTIIGRNATVENFCRIGKKCKLETNCYITAYSEVGDYCFIAPGVHTTNDNYLGRTKERFDHFKGVTVKKGGRIGGGAVILPGKVIGEDAVVAAGSVVTRDVPDRVIVVGSPAYPLRPVPPEQLLENQGWE